CTACCGACTTCCAGTACACAATAATTGCCAGACAGTCAGTCCGGCCCAGATTTAAAATAGGCGATCCGCTTCAATTTTTTCCGGACATGTCCGTTGGACCCCTTACATTTTGCGATGTCTGTCAACCTCCAATGTCTTAAGCAGGATTCATATGGTACCGAAATTGGCCTGGTGGCTAGGAATTCcaaatttcaatattaacaCAAACCTTCGTGTCCAAATAGAATTATCCCAAATTGCAAAAATCCAAAATATTTGATTAACATCACTGTTGTATTTTTATACCAAAATGTAGACATTTCTTGTACACCTCAACTTAACTCAAGTCTGCGTTATTGCCATTTTTTCTTGGTAGTTACAAAGTTTGGAATATTGACGTTATGAATGTTTCATGACATTCTGGTTAAGTTTTCTGTCCGTTATTAGGTGCCAAATATGAGAGCATAACTTTTGAAGATTCAATCCCACTTCTGAAATTATGGTAATTTTGCATAAAAACAAGCcaattcacaatgattttacATTGATAAAACCCTCCGAAACAGATATAAACAGATCTAGCTACGATGACATAGCTCTGACCGAcagacggaagatttctgacagattaTCGTCATCAGAGCTAGGATTCCGTCCCATTGATCGTGGTGTTGCAAAACATTGTAATTTAATTCAACAattaatatcaaacatttttaacataaactgattatttaCCCACCTGCATGTCTTAATTATATTTGTAAGCACATTTCAATGGCTCACATCTCCGACGCttcttttgtttaaaaaaatctttttggtAAATTCCAAATAATACTTACAGACCTTCAGTTTCAGTGTTTATTCTTAGTTTTTTTACTTTTCTTAACTTCAAAAATTTTTACCTGATGAACGTTTCATTTTGTAATGATTACcagtaaatcaaacatggcagTGTTTTTTAACAGAATTATATGTGTCTTGTGTCACCACTAATAGTTCAGAAAACATTATAATCGAcaggtttgtgaattgaatattgatcatagaTGTCAAAGCAATATATCAGCCTCAAAGTGCATGATGTGGATCACATCAGGGCTTGAATTACTTTCCACaacggggtggaattcataccctgccgggaacggagtggaggcagggtaagATTATTCGTTCTAAAACAGATCAGGCATGCACATGCACTTGCATCCAAATTTAAAGTCTTTATATATAATAGCAACTGGCTCTGATCAACTTCAATCTCTTTTTCTCTgctcattatttttttctttacaaatttATCTATTTCACTTtaagtttatgaaaataaggaaTAAActccaaacaaacaaacatcatggtataaataatgtaaataaacaatgtttgtttgtattCAGTGAAACGAATGGGATCATTTTGATGACGTCTTTTGCCAGCAGTTAATGTTCCCTGTTAATGAGCGCCAGAAGTTCGCACTCATTAAACACTACTGACAGAATGACTCAGTTGACAGATATGTAATTTGCACCCTTACTTGGGATTTTGTAAATGAGGGATGGATCAGTGCATCTCTATCTTCCAAACTTAAAACTGCTCAGCACATATCATGGATGCCAAATAAAAAGTTAAATGAAAGATCATAACGTTGACCAAAACCTTCAAATCATAAATGGTATGAAAAATGACTGAATGAAGCCTATATATGAATACTTCattagttatttttttctcaccCACCTGCCAGGATCGACCGGATGTAATTGTTGTTCTCGTTCTAAAGTCTCGTAATTCATTCATGCGAGATCATTGGGTCCAAATCGAGGTAGTTGAAGTGCTTGGGAAAGTTTCCATTTCTTACAAACGTTTTTGAGATATAAGTTATTAAAGATGGACGACATTGAAAACATGCCGATTACGAAGTGACTTTCAGAAAGTATTCAGATATTGTTTGACTTAATAAATCGACATGGCAGCTAGCAAGACAGAGAAAATAAGGTCAATTTTCCAAAGGTAAGTAACGATTAAAATTACTGAAATTTAGCTATTTAGCCAGTCGTCATAAACCATTTACAAAACAtgtcaaacaatattttttgtgcatgtatatgcaggatagtcctgcatttgagtaacagtcctgtatttgagggataattgTGCTACGCAAATGCAagattctgtgaaatgaaaattgatgaagttgttttaaacattgttatacattattactcaaatggaatcaaatttcataatctaaatgtttgtaaaagtcacaaacaaaatcatctcTATATCTTACTATGGGGCtaaaatagaacacaggtaaaagtcAATCAACGTATGCGCAAACCAGAAAGTGAACAATGGAAATTTATTAAGGTCAGTCATATTAGCTTGAAGCTATCAACAAGACTGGAAAAACAGTGCaaaccatgacatttgcactaaATTTCCCTGAAGGCTATACACTGTAGTCTATGAAGAGCACCTTAATTGTCACTTTATTACAAAGTGAGATAATAGAATCCAATAGTTCATACACAAAAACACGAATCGCTGAAACGACATCTTTGGTAAGCTTCTGGGCTTGTTTGATGTACGTTGATGCTTCCTTCAACTGGTATAGTACTATACATGCGCgtactatttgtttaaaacttcCGGTTGAGTTAAAAGGTGTCTATATTTGACACTTGGTAATCGTTCGTTAATTCCTGTAATGTTGATTTTGTACATATACGGTACATCATGGTGACCCTATTGGGTGTTAAAAATAACCTCTCCATTTAAAATGTTAGTGGTTGTTTAACAGTTCATACTACCACTACACAGTTCAGTTGACTAACTCACTAGTAGAATGATGGTCGAAATTTGGTTGGGTGGTTGACCCACAATTTGCTCAGTCTGGATTTGAAGCAATTAAGCGTTGGTGATGTAACCACTTCTCTGAGAGCGAGTTTCATGTCTTAATTACTCGATTACTGAAGAAATTTCCGGTTGAGTTTAGCCTAAATCGTTTTTTGAAGAGTTTTTTCGAGTGTCCTCTAGTTGCTGTACCCGTTAGTTCTCTGGACATAGTTGTTTGATCCAGAATgtctattttgtttaaaatcttgTAGACTTGAATCACATCTGCCCTGTTTCTTCTATATTCTAAACTTGGTAGCCCGAGTTTCTTGATACGCTCTGAATACGATAAGTTTTGAATTGATGATATCCTTTTAGTTGCTCTACGTTGTACGTTTTCCAGTGCAATTTTATCACGTGTCAACATTGGTGACCAGATTGTAGTTGCGTATTCCAAATGGGGACGAATTAAAGTTTTGTATAGAGTAATAAACATGGTCTGACTCATATAGGTGAAGGTGCGGAACACTATTCCCAACATCCTATTCGCTTTTAAGGCTGCTGCAttacattatattgtacatgtgcTGTGAATTTGAGTTGGTTGTCAATAGTGACTCCAAGATCCTTTTCCATGGTTACTCGAGAGATAGTAGTAGTGTTGCCTTGTGTTGTAAGGGTGTAATTGTGGTTTCCCAGATTGTTTCCAATTTCCAAGAATTTACATTTGTCTGTGTTTAGGCTCATTAACCATGTCGACGTCCAGTCAcacattttgttgatattttcttgcAGCTTAGAACGGTCTTCATCTGATGTGATTTTTGCTGATAGTTTAGTGTCATCTGCAAATAGCTTTATTGTGCAGTCCAGCATATCTGGCATATCTTTAACGTAAATTAGGAAAAGGATTGGTCCCAGCACACTCCCTTGTGGTACGCCACTGGTGATGGGTAGTTCTGTTGAAGTCTTCAATCAGTTATGTGGCTATctgaaaattatgacacccttttttttttataaaatttttaaaacaagtttatCCAATTacatttcacagaatcctgcatttgtttaacaaaattatccctcaaatacaggactataactcaaatgcaggactatcctgcatatacAGGAGTGTCCCTAACCTGTAAAACTTGTTATCTTTCAATCAGTATTGTACAAATTCGACCACATAGGATTATTTACATCATAGTGTCTCGAAGATATCCTAGTTGCATAATTTGACACCCCTGTCAGAATGCAATGCAAATGAGACAAGGACCGGTCTTTGTTATGTGGTCCAAGACACTCCCATGACTTTGACTAACAGTATATGTGGTTCACTTCTGTCTATGTGATTTGCATGAAGTGTGTTTTTgctaaaaaaattaattgatcaTTGATTGTTGACAGATGTCAGAGATTGATTCGAGCTGGAGGATTACCAGAGTCAGAAAAACCTTTGTGGTATGATGTGTATGCAGCTTTCCCGCCAGCAGTTGAACCTTTGTATGACAGACCTGTACCTACGAAAAAGATCCGCACCATTCTTTATCCAGAAGACTTAATTAGAGCGTTAGTATTTAGTTACATACAATTTACTATGAATGTCTATAGAATAAACATTTACACCACATCATGACTTTATAGTCTcgtataaaaaaatatatgttcagGTTTACCCTGATATCATAGTCAAATTAGTCTATATAGATTAATTGACAATTGCTAGCTATAATGtaattatgtcataaaacttATGATTTGCTACATAAAAGCAAAATTTATGAATTAATTTCTACTGAAAGATGTTTCCATGTTGTAGGCGTTACTATAAGGAAATTTATGATACTGACCTGGTAGATTTGAAAAATGAGCAGAAGCCAACAACGTCACAAAGGTAGGTTGATAGGTTGGCTTTTAGACAGGATTAATAGAGGATAGTGTGATGATGGTCCAAGGTCCAATATCTCAACACGAGGAGAAATTATTTACAAGGTCCAGAAAAACTTTgaacatttgaacattttaacCAACTTAATAACTTTCAAGTCAGACCAGTGATCCATTAACTTGAATTATAGCAAATTTTTAAATCTATTATAATGTTTGTCATGGTAGTGACTACAAAAAGGTGTTGATCTTTACATTATTTTTCCCTTTCTTTTATAACTTCCCTGAAACATGCACAACGGTTTTGTGATGAatatttgttgtaaatattaatcttttcttcttttttgcAGGTTCGTTGACAAATATTTTGAGTTAAGGGAAACTGACCGTAATAATCCTGACCTCTTTGCTGCTGCAGTTGAAGCATTAAGAGAGGAAGGACTTCAATTAACAACATGGAAGGAAAGAGAACAGAAAAGTCAACTACATTCTAAACAACAATATGTAAGAACTTTCAAAAGCAACTTTAGTTTATTGATCATAAtagaaataagatattttattgttttaaacctTCACTTTATAAtgtgtatatactgtaaaccattaTATTAACTTTCTTTCACGTATGATTTACTTTTGCAAATTTTGCGATCCAAATAAATTTGCGAAAATTTATTTCGGCGAATTAACATTTACATCATGTTTGTTGATAGGATTTTCCATTCagtgttttattatataagGCAATCATAATTGTGTAACAAAAAATTGAGAAATGATACAAATgggacattatttttttttatccttttcaCCAGGAATCAAGGAAACCATTTTACAGTGCTGAGGAGGTGTTCGGTGAGCTCACTGTTGAGAGACAGACACAAAGGACAGATTCCAAAAGGGAGATAAGAGAGATAAAGAACGAGGATGTGCTAAAAATGGCCAAAGATTTATTTGAGTGATCCATAGTGTGTAAGtcttttgatgtttttttataaatgtatagaAAATTTATACATCATTTGTGTTTATAAGATGAACGATGTGAAAAAGAGCAAGTTTTTGAGAGACACTATAGGAAACTGtgttattttgaatttattttgttgtggtgtctaatatctaataataaaaaagtataaTTGGATTGTTTcagatcattttttttttgtatttttcttcaaagcTCTACTTAATGTCGTCTAAAACCCACAGATGATCTTGATTCACTCACTGTGTCTGAAGATGCCCCCACAAAGATGCTAGGTGTTTTTTCTCCAGAGCCTAACTCAATCTTCTACATCTAGAATATCACTTCAGATTGCTCGATTTGTAGCTCTTCTACTATGGAAGCTCTAACCCTCTTCCAGCTTAAAGCTGGAAAATCCTCGGAGAAGATTTCTAAGAAGAACAAAAATCAAGTGATCTAAAGTTATATTCTATATATCAGTAACATGATTGATTCCTAGGTCAGTGACATGATTCTGAGGTCAGTGACATGATTCTGAGGTCAGTGACACGATTCTGAGGTCAGTGACACGATTCTGAGGTCAGTGACATGATTCTGAGGTTAGTGACATGATTCTGAGGTCAGTGACATTATTCTGAGGTCAGTGACATGATTCTGAGGTCAGTGACATGATTCTGAGGTCAGTGACATGATTCTGAGGTCAGTGACATGATTCTGAGGTCAGTGACATGATTCTGAGGTCAGTCACATGATTCCTAGGTCAGTCTTATGATTCCTAGGTCAGTCACATGATTCCAAGGTCAGTCACATGACTCTGAGGTCAGGTAACCTCGAATTGACCAAAAGTCCATGACTATTTCTTAAGATCAGTAAAAATATTCTCCATTTTCAAAACCTGGTatgttcttaaatgaccctggttatTACATTGATAGATgacaaagataaataaaaacaaattagacCTTAAAATGGCAGTCAAATAATGGAGTTAAAAGTTAGATATTcttaaatgtgaaaataaacaaatcacaAATAAATGAAGCTTCAGCACAATTTTATTGTGGAATTTCTTCTCAGTTTTTCTGGCGATCGACAACAGATTCTTATTATACAGTTCTAATCAATGCAGGACACTAAACCGAgaattcatacaaacaaattgGATGTGTTAAATCatgataaatatacataacaaacattATGTAGATATGTTTACAACATAAAACCTTAAAAGGTACGCTAGATGCTATATTAACAGATTTGTGAAACTATTCAACAAGTATCTGCATTCTAATCTAccagaattacctccctttttGTTTCCTTAGTACAGATGGACTGAATCGAAGGGAAAACGGCCCTAATGGactgaaacgaagggaagtaaatCTGGTATATCAGAATGGTATCTTCGTACCTCCAGcccaaaatatatttcattgtatttgaGAACAAAACATTAACAGGTAATATcagtgattatttttttttgaaaattgttaGTTTATATTTTCACTTGTTGAAATTGATTATGAAGGTAATACTTTCATTAAAGATATGAAGGAACAAATAGAATATCAGGCTTTATCAGCTGCTTTAAAAATCTCACAAGTAGGGTATCACCATTCttatctatcagagttacttccctttgttttgcTGTATctaagttacttccctttgtttcactacGTAAGTACTGCAGAAATAAATGGAAGCCTCTCTTATATAGATCATAATGGATATTGCCTGACTTTCACAAAACATTACAGACTTTTCATATATAGACTTATTGGCAAAGATGTCCTTTCAAAGATATTGTACAGTGTAATCATGTCTACTGTTCTATATAGACATCTAGGTACTGTTTTCATGaagacatacatttttttttactttcaaaagaaatattacaatatatgaGTACTTAAATTTTTTACTTGTGACTGAAGTTCGAAATAAAGTCTAAATAAGCAATAGCATTTATTTCTTTTGCTGAATTAAAGCTTTAAAATATACATGGTATAGCACCagtaatatgtaataaaatgtgGATGTACAATTTAAGCTCTTGGctttacaaaattaattaaaacttttGTCATAAACTTATGTTTTCACAATAAGCATCTCCttcaaaaatattgtatttagattgtaaatatgaaaacaatattgttatattgtataagAGTCTGCATGGCCCCAtgacaaatatttgttattgcctcttttgtaaatattgtaattaaaattataaatacattatcttAATTGtttaatgtaacaaaataaagCAGCGATGTCAATTTGTATCAACatactataatatatttatttgacagTCTATTCATTCCATCAAAgaatattacatagttatctcccttgcagaCAGGTAGCCaatgtgacatcattattttatgagcgaaaataacattgttattattttctcttaaaaatatgattcatgacatcataataaaCACCAACTTgcaaagggcagataactctgctaTATGCAAATAGAGAATTTAACAATTACAATTAACTTGTTCTGTTATTACTTCCCCTTTCTGAAATTCTAAAATGCAatgaaacatacattgtacatgtaacagAACCTGGCACTCCTACAAATCTTTCGCCAGAGGAAATATTATATGTACACCCTAAAGATATTGTTTTGtgaccaaggatttataatatcaaatacCTTTAggcaaatgatatttttatacatacTGCAAACCAACTGTTTTTGTGACAACTATAATGCCCTTTTCCTGTGCTAAAAACATTTTCACGGCAACTAATTTTTGCTTAGGAAATACGCGAAATTTAATAAATGTGAAAGTAAGTTTATTTACAGTAATACACTCAATGACAAACGTTTGGAGAGGAAATCAAAATGTATTCAAATGTAGTAAAGATACTAATTCACTCAGACAACCAatagatgtaaaaataaataaaattatttctcaAAGTAAAAGACAAAAAAGcgaaaaatatcaatgaaaaataatatcacATAATATATCATATGGAATGTTTAATAACAAAGTCAACCAAGGTGGCTAGAAACATATAAAGTGAAaatcaagttaaaaaaaaaaaagagacaATGTGTATAAGATCCTATATATCAGTACAGTATCTGTTGATATTAACCTTCCAAACTTTTATTCAAAATTACAAGCAAATTAGTGGAATGTATGCTTAatattagctgcaatattgtagctcataagacttttagacagataataatttcgtctttagagctacaattggtgcctattactgctaatggtgCAAAAAAtggttatgcaaaccattattaaaacatttacatgcattttatcttatttgttttattacgcTTACCTAAtagacaataaaactgaaccgtataaaatatcaaattctcggctagacattattttttttacatatacatatgaaggCCTTTCTGAAGAGGATTTATATCGGAAGCcttcaaattatgaatttgacgtcttgtgagcggtacggcagatattaagaatggttgttatgtttgtttaggtTAACAACAATATGTAAATGCTTGTATACGCATAAattaattggaaacctacaacaaagtatagaaaattgtgcccgagtgattttcggaggcgctgctccactacgacacatagggaccaattcgtacccggccgaaatggtatagtaggccgggtacgtatattcattCTAGCTTAATATGAGATTCAAGTTaaagaagttatttaaatttgaaataattatgaacATTTCCATAAAAATTGGCTATCTAATATTCATCAATTATGAACCTTTGTCGAggtcaatatggtgttataccgccctagtagaataaataattacCCTAGGTGTATTTTAGATTCTATCACAGCAGTATGAAAGGTCCATAATTTTTATATGTAGTTTCTTTGACAAATGTGAAAAAGAGATTCTATGATGTGcatcttaaaaacaaaaacaatggccataggacaccaccctgaagaacCCAATATTCGGGCAATGAAGTTCACAATGAAGTACAATATTGACCCGTTGGAACATCATAGAAGGAATATCAAATCTGTGTTTCTAAAATTAGAAACACCTGAGTCAATGTCCTATACATAAAACCCATgtgaccatgtattagccaatgagaatAATGGAAAATCAGATTATATCTAATATGGTATATGTTATGATATTCACACATCAAACCTTCCTTATATACACTTTCTGTGTATGATATTTTAATACAGTGTGATTAATGTAAGAAATTTCCATTTTAAGTTGACCATAAGTACAAACATTTGAAGAAAGAATACAGtttatgatataattttgtaaGGAACAAAActttgtgaaaataaaatcgATATAGACCAAACAAAAGAGATGTGATGCCATTATGACACcatgtatatgaatatttacctgACTCCTAAACTTCTAATTCCTTCCCTGTCCCTTTAGTACTAGAGATGTAGATCTAACATGCCATTATGACATCATGTATATGAATATCTACCTGACTCCTAAACTTCTAATTCCCTGTCCCTTTAGTACTAGAGATATAGATCTAACATGTCAttatgactacatgtatatgaatatctATCCGACTCCTAAATTTCTAATTCCCCTCCCTTTAGTAATAAAATTCATGGAGCAATGGGTACCATTATCTGCTTGAAAATCTATTTCCGTTTCAACAGcattgaaaacataaaataattccCGGAGACAAGAACATGAGATCAAATTCTACACTCGGTTTTAACAACAATTTACAATTAAACATCAACTCTATTTGAATCAAACAAATTCGACATTATTTCTGGATCTgagaagtaaaataaaattaataccGCATATTTTTGTTTCTTGTATTGACAATTCCTTACATGTAAACTTACTAGTTATGGAGGTGTCTATGTTTAAAAGTCCATGTTTCAAAACATATACACATTTCACCTACTTACTTTACGCTTATTTTCATGATAAATTTAAATCTGGAATAAGCATAATATGCACAATGTAGAGAGTGGACAGTTAAACTGAATAAACATTGCGTAGTCAGTCAGAACATCCCCTTTGATTCTTAATTTccatgttgaatttgttttatcCAAACTGAAGTTACTAAAGTCAATCAACCTGCACAATAATTAAGAATAAATATTGACAGTATAATCTagtacatatattttcataactatcaatattttgtgtgtacacatatgcatgtatattaattaagcattgttatatatatctaaatttatactcaacatttttaaaatacacTGTTTACCAATACAAACTATTTTCTGTCGTTTtctaaacaaaaacaacaacaaaacacacacatacagtTATTTCATATTGCACAGTgaatcatcatacaatgtatatcataacCACATGACAATATTCTAAAATAATATGCATTTTATAAGTTCTTCCATATTCAATTTTTTCTTAAAACAAgttagagttatgtcccctgtcaTTGAAGGCAATTACAGTCAAACATTTCCTTTATTCAGATATTATGAGattcaacagaaaaaaaagtttcaaacatgtcatgtatttaataaatatcacacgcacattaatataatataacaacaTGGCATACAttgaatatcaattttgttcTATTGCAAGCAGCCAATTTTGTCATGGAACATGAAGATTTACAACAGTTTAAACagtctgatctatcagagttacttcccgtGGTTTCACTCTGTCCACTTGGATTTTTCAGAGGTACCATATATGACATACATATAAACTAAAGAGAGCatctattttgaaattatggaactatttcataaacaaaatggtTGCCATAGGCACTACTCCTGGAAAAGCGTCTGTTTAccaatgttttgtgttttgtgtcTCGAAAGAAAAAAGGTTACATTCACTGTATACACTATTTCAATAACTGTTCATTTTCTTATGCTTACATAGGTTGTAGTTAATTTTTCTTgcaaagaatttattttttacacATTCTTACACCTTTTACAGTCGAGGTCATGTTATACTTAGAGGAATTCCGACTGCACTCCATCAGTGATGACGGAGTgaagcaaagggaagtaactcttaatAGATCATAATGGAAGATAAAAACTACCACTATCAACCTTTACATCATCAGATCCTACACAGAATTTACCAGTAAACTCATCACAGATCAGCTAAAAATATTCTATACAATAGA
The Argopecten irradians isolate NY chromosome 9, Ai_NY, whole genome shotgun sequence DNA segment above includes these coding regions:
- the LOC138331544 gene encoding small ribosomal subunit protein mS23-like → MAASKTEKIRSIFQRCQRLIRAGGLPESEKPLWYDVYAAFPPAVEPLYDRPVPTKKIRTILYPEDLIRARYYKEIYDTDLVDLKNEQKPTTSQRFVDKYFELRETDRNNPDLFAAAVEALREEGLQLTTWKEREQKSQLHSKQQYESRKPFYSAEEVFGELTVERQTQRTDSKREIREIKNEDVLKMAKDLFE